From Hyalangium ruber, the proteins below share one genomic window:
- a CDS encoding hemerythrin domain-containing protein has protein sequence MGPFDLLTEQHRELEERFDALEAEESASEAEERREQTEELLALLRLHSSLEERYLYPLMARVEGRARAREEAEDHLTMRELMEELEDQSPGSPEWWACFTALEDLIVAHVREEEAQTFPRLLTVLDEGEQDELRRAFESLREELSAHAQVWPPANTAVSAPRWDV, from the coding sequence ACCGAACAGCACCGCGAGCTGGAGGAGCGCTTCGACGCGCTCGAGGCCGAGGAGAGCGCCTCCGAGGCCGAGGAGCGGCGAGAGCAGACCGAGGAGCTGCTGGCCCTGCTGCGGCTGCATTCCAGCCTGGAGGAGCGCTACCTCTACCCGCTGATGGCTCGGGTGGAGGGGCGCGCTCGCGCTCGCGAGGAGGCCGAGGACCATCTGACGATGCGCGAGCTGATGGAGGAGTTGGAGGACCAGTCGCCTGGCTCGCCCGAGTGGTGGGCCTGTTTCACCGCGCTGGAGGACCTCATCGTCGCGCACGTTCGCGAGGAGGAGGCGCAGACCTTCCCGCGCCTGCTCACGGTGCTGGACGAGGGCGAGCAGGACGAGCTGCGCCGAGCCTTCGAGTCCCTGCGTGAGGAGCTCTCCGCGCACGCGCAGGTCTGGCCGCCCGCCAACACGGCTGTGTCAGCGCCGCGCTGGGATGTATGA
- a CDS encoding cell wall protein produces the protein MSVDKAFREMIRNEIEVQLKPLRAVISRLEAGTSDLDALRDVAERLAPVAQAMAPLFGAQVAKPAKRGPGRPAKVAAPVSSGGGKRRGRKPSGDAGRDCAIIGCGSPSRTKGYCAAHYQKLRMLTKTNRRPSAWVDYAEPNSVEDIKLPRGRAASKALAAAASGGSST, from the coding sequence ATGTCTGTCGACAAAGCGTTCCGAGAGATGATCCGCAACGAAATCGAGGTCCAGCTCAAGCCGCTGCGCGCGGTGATTTCGCGCCTGGAGGCGGGCACCTCGGACCTGGATGCCCTGCGGGACGTGGCGGAGCGGCTGGCGCCGGTGGCTCAGGCGATGGCCCCGCTGTTCGGCGCGCAGGTCGCGAAGCCGGCCAAGCGCGGCCCTGGCCGTCCGGCGAAGGTGGCGGCTCCGGTTTCCTCGGGCGGTGGCAAGCGCCGCGGCCGCAAGCCGTCGGGCGACGCCGGGCGCGACTGCGCCATCATCGGCTGCGGTTCGCCCAGCCGCACCAAGGGCTACTGCGCGGCGCACTACCAGAAGCTGCGCATGCTGACCAAGACCAACCGCCGTCCGTCGGCGTGGGTGGACTACGCCGAGCCCAACAGCGTCGAGGACATCAAGCTGCCCCGTGGTCGCGCCGCCTCCAAGGCGCTGGCCGCGGCCGCCTCCGGTGGCAGCTCGACCTGA